tacatttttattacattaaaataatattaataaaattatatttatatatatatatactttattaatttcattttaatgtaaaaaaaaatgtgaacatacatgtatttttcatttgcttttctttttttaagttcATTTGCCATTCATTTTCAGTACCCAACAAAAAAAAGGGGGCCGTTGTTTATGCTTTGCATAATTTCTTTCAGTACCCCTTGGTGTGGATATATTCTCATACTTAAGGTCTTAGAAGATACTGAAACATACGATGATACACCTAAGGGTGTTTTTTTTTGGGGGGGAAATAAAAATAAGGTGTTTCGACCAAGTATATCTTTTTGTATACTAGTATATATAGATAATAGATTGACTTAAGTATATATAAGTTCTTTTGTCACTTCATatactttgatatttttgaactttaaaatttaaaattagtatacACATTTTTcgtttataaaaaattagatataaattgTAACATTGAATTCTTACTAAAATGTCATTATAATaatcaacttttgtttttttcatttactaaCTTACGGTTCgtttttgttaggtttattggACTTTCATTTTAGTTGGCCCAATACCGAAAAGGCTTTTTGTTCCTGCATTGCATAATTTCTTCTAGTATACAGGTAAAAATTGGAAACGTTTTAGAAGATAATAATTAGCACATACGATTTATGATGGACTCATCTAGCTCTAATTGATTTttccacatttaaaaaaaaaaactaatattttagtttaattttaaatttttcatatactgttttttttattaatgattctTTCCTTCTCAAGCTCTATTTATAGAATATCTTTTTCAAGAACAAAAGTTAAGGAAAGTCTTGCAATAAGAACAATCATAAAATCTGAAATTATCCTTAACAGTATGTAGCTTTAAGGAAGAACATTGTTTGTGTCAGAAGCAACCTAAAAAATGAATTCATCATATCTTAAATGTTGTGGGTTGCACAATTATTTTGTGACGAAGTCAGATGGGCCAAGTTATAATCCAAGTGAAATTTCTAATAAGACAATTGTTAAGGGGGAGATTATTGTATGTAACATCAATTGTTCCATGACGGAGGTCAAATAAGCCGAGTCACAATCGAATCATGACGTTTGGActgttacactcttaagtaaaaagagttgcgCTCTGACTAAAAATTATAGTTCTTGACCAAGTAGTAAACTTTCGATCCTAACAATTGATATAagttacactcttaagtaaaaagagttgcgTCTTGACTAAAAATTAAAGAGTTACACTCGATCCTAACATTAAATACATATtcaacttaaaagaaaaaaaaggaaaaaagagaaaTACGATGGAGAaagaataattcaaaaataaatttttatttctaagaagcaatcatacaataatttatagttaaaattattacatgaATGGGTGTTTCTAAAGAGATTCTCTATGGTCTAATACTTGCGAAGAAAGTTCTTGAACCATATGGCAGAGAGCTTTGGATATCGCTTCAAACCATTCTTATAATCCACATAGTGTATTCCGAAGCGCACCAAATAACCAGAAACCCATTCAAAGTTGTCCAATAATGACCATGCAAAATATCCTTTTACATTTACGTCATCCCTTGTAAagtcaacaaaataaataaattacattttcaaaaaatattatttttaaacaataaaaataaattattcattaccTAATTGCTGAATTTACGTAATACAGATGACGATAGTAATAGTCAATTCTGTATATATCTTGAAGAGCTTCCTCTAACGATAGTTTTGGATCGGTGAATTCACTTATACCTACAAATTAAAAGCAATAAGCACTACAAATGTTAGAAGAAAgattcaatataattttaattaattttgaataactaTTTTACGAGATATATTTCAAAGATAACAAAATGATGTTTGATTTAATTACCATTTTCAGTTATGTAAATCAAAGGATTCttgtaattttctttggtaTAGAGCAACACTTCTCTAATTCCTTTAGGATAAACATATAACCATTCAGAACCGCTctgcaaatataattatataaagttatataaaaccaaataaactaataataataataatatgaacatAAAATTTGACATGATTGCATACATACCGATGGACCTATTGGAACGCCATTGCGAAATGCTACACCAcgaaacaaaatacaaaatgtgatattatgaaattataacacataatttaaataaaagtgacATAGATAAAGTTGTTCTTACATGAACTTTTGGCATTGGAATCTGTGTCATAATTAGGTCGTGTTTTGGGTGCATCGGAAACATAGTAAGTGGTGTAATAGTTTAATCCAAGAAAATCAAATGAACCAGCAAGAAGCTTTGATTCTTGTTTAGTGAACTCTGGTAATCTTTTACCAACTAAGTCACGCATGATTTCTGGATACTTTCCTGATGTCAATGGTTCCATGAACCTACAATAATCATTATCACAAATCAAAAtaccaaattttatattttctatcaaTTACACTTTTAATTACACGATCACCATGTATCTGAGGTATTGTTCACCTTGGAACGCGTGTTTCGGTTAGAAAAAAGACTTACCATCCATACATGAAGTCAATGGCTCGTTGAGCAGCTTCTTTATCTGCTTTTTTATTTGAGATTGGCTTGAACCAATGAGACACTATTGTTATGCCTATCAAGCCCTTTTGAGATTCCTGAGTAGAGAGTTTCAAATGTTAAGAACAAGAATTATGCAAAAATACTTGAACCCCATAGAGCAATTAAAAATgagtataaaaaaaaacctGATAACTTTTCTTGTAAAGTTGAACAGCTGCTGCATGAGCAAGTAGTTGATAATGCGAAGCTAAATAAGGTTCTGTTCCTGAATCACCACCGGTGCAGTTTGGATTTAGCCATTCAGAACATCGACCTGGTGCAGAGGTTCCAAGTGCATAACCACCCTTACTAAAAGTCCATGGCTCGTTCAAAGTAATCCAATATTTCACCCTATCTCCAAATTCTTTGAAACACACTTCCACATAGTCTTGAAAATCATTTCTGAAAATCAGTCATCCATAAATTAGGAGACAAAACAGAAACACAACACTGATGAGACTAGAATTCaaccatataaaatattaaaaccatttttaacccaaaatcttaagatgataaat
This region of Vigna unguiculata cultivar IT97K-499-35 chromosome 5, ASM411807v1, whole genome shotgun sequence genomic DNA includes:
- the LOC114185651 gene encoding cyanogenic beta-glucosidase-like, with the protein product MACKHFILLLFLALPLTLPSITFALRTSVVDVSSLNRTSFPTGFVFGTASASYQYEGAAKEDGRGPSIWDEFTHKYPEKIRDRSNGDVAVDQYHRYKEDVQIMKDMNADAYRFSISWSRILPKGKLSGGINQEGIDYYNNFIDHLLDRGLQPYVTLFHWDLPQALEEEYRGFLSPRIVNDFQDYVEVCFKEFGDRVKYWITLNEPWTFSKGGYALGTSAPGRCSEWLNPNCTGGDSGTEPYLASHYQLLAHAAAVQLYKKSYQESQKGLIGITIVSHWFKPISNKKADKEAAQRAIDFMYGWFMEPLTSGKYPEIMRDLVGKRLPEFTKQESKLLAGSFDFLGLNYYTTYYVSDAPKTRPNYDTDSNAKSSSFRNGVPIGPSSGSEWLYVYPKGIREVLLYTKENYKNPLIYITENGISEFTDPKLSLEEALQDIYRIDYYYRHLYYVNSAIRDDVNVKGYFAWSLLDNFEWVSGYLVRFGIHYVDYKNGLKRYPKLSAIWFKNFLRKY